The following proteins are co-located in the Trichormus variabilis 0441 genome:
- a CDS encoding rhodanese-related sulfurtransferase: MNQENTQIVAAFYKFVSLPDFTEKQVPLLAYCLAQDIKGTILLAKEGINGTIAGSRLSIDNVLSYLRADLRLQDLEHKESTADTPPFERMKVRLKKEIVTLGLPEVDPNEQVGTYVTPEEWNELISDPEVIVIDTRNDYEVHIGTFQGAQNPQTNSFRDFPEYVRQNLDPNQHKKVAMFCTGGIRCEKASSFMLSQGFAEVYHLKGGILKYLEQIPPEESLWQGECFVFDERIAVVHGLEPGTHELCFCCGHPLAEEDKASPQYEEGISCSHCFDSLTEDKRTRQQEKWRQYQLKNSHSLGNSKL; this comes from the coding sequence ATGAACCAAGAAAATACGCAAATCGTTGCTGCATTTTATAAATTTGTCAGTTTGCCGGATTTTACCGAGAAACAAGTACCCTTATTGGCTTATTGTTTAGCCCAAGATATCAAGGGTACGATTCTCTTAGCTAAAGAAGGAATCAACGGCACAATTGCTGGTTCGCGTCTAAGCATTGATAATGTTTTATCTTATCTACGTGCTGACTTGCGCCTACAAGACCTAGAGCATAAAGAATCTACTGCAGACACTCCGCCATTTGAACGGATGAAAGTGCGGCTGAAAAAAGAAATTGTTACCTTAGGTTTACCAGAAGTAGACCCTAATGAACAGGTGGGTACTTATGTAACCCCTGAAGAATGGAATGAGTTGATTTCTGACCCTGAAGTGATTGTTATTGATACACGCAATGATTACGAAGTACATATCGGTACTTTCCAGGGGGCGCAAAATCCCCAAACTAACTCATTTCGAGACTTCCCGGAATATGTCCGCCAAAACCTCGACCCGAATCAGCACAAAAAAGTTGCTATGTTTTGTACTGGGGGTATTCGCTGCGAAAAGGCTTCATCTTTCATGCTTTCTCAAGGTTTTGCAGAGGTGTATCATCTCAAGGGCGGTATACTCAAATACCTAGAGCAAATCCCGCCAGAGGAAAGTTTATGGCAAGGGGAATGTTTTGTTTTTGATGAACGTATTGCCGTAGTTCACGGGTTAGAGCCGGGAACTCACGAGTTATGTTTCTGTTGTGGACATCCCTTGGCTGAAGAAGATAAGGCATCTCCTCAGTATGAAGAAGGTATTTCTTGCTCCCACTGTTTTGATAGTCTCACGGAAGATAAAAGAACGCGTCAGCAGGAAAAGTGGCGACAATATCAGTTAAAAAATTCCCACTCTTTGGGTAATTCAAAATTATAG
- a CDS encoding class I SAM-dependent methyltransferase — MNTPQDPRKYAPATQRNREPILEVLLQVLPASGTILEIASGTGEHAIFFAPRLQPRKWLPSDPNPELRASITAWTAQFPSDNLYPPVELDASQPIWSVEKDAILNDAPIAAIVNINMIHISPWSACLGLLAGAGRILPPGGILYLYGPYKQGGEHTAPSNAAFDESLRSQNPEWGVRNLEDVIAAAKQQNLQLHKTYQMPANNLSVVFQR; from the coding sequence ATGAACACACCACAAGACCCCCGCAAATATGCACCAGCAACACAACGCAACCGTGAACCCATCTTAGAAGTGCTTTTACAAGTTTTGCCTGCCAGTGGCACTATTCTAGAAATTGCCAGTGGTACAGGTGAACACGCCATTTTCTTTGCTCCCCGCCTTCAACCACGAAAATGGCTACCCTCTGACCCAAATCCTGAATTACGGGCTAGTATCACCGCCTGGACTGCACAATTTCCCAGCGATAATCTTTACCCACCTGTAGAACTTGATGCTAGTCAGCCAATTTGGTCAGTAGAAAAGGACGCAATTCTCAACGATGCCCCCATTGCTGCCATAGTTAATATTAATATGATTCACATTTCCCCTTGGTCAGCTTGTTTGGGACTCTTGGCTGGTGCGGGGCGGATTTTGCCACCAGGCGGGATTCTTTATCTTTACGGGCCTTATAAACAAGGGGGAGAACATACCGCCCCAAGTAACGCCGCCTTCGATGAATCCTTACGTTCCCAAAATCCAGAGTGGGGAGTACGCAACCTGGAAGACGTGATTGCAGCAGCTAAACAACAAAATCTCCAACTGCATAAAACCTACCAAATGCCTGCTAATAACCTTTCGGTGGTCTTTCAACGTTAG
- a CDS encoding 1-acyl-sn-glycerol-3-phosphate acyltransferase, whose protein sequence is MPKLINSTQPPLKFIPHSFNPLILRLMQWLLPLVLRFRTRPWLPAGIVKIEAKNSETLAELYQQFQSGKIRFLMAFRHPEVEDPLCMLYLISRIVPQVARQKGIRLQYPVHSHFVYDRGMTIWAGNWLGWLFSQLGGVPIRRGRRLDRQAIQTARDLFANALFPIAVAPEGGNNGHSGIVSPLEPGVSQLGFWCVEDLHKANRTETVVIVPVSIQYRYVTPPWSKLDELLSKLEVDSGLPVQSVGESAINQPEIYYQRICRLGEYLVTEMEEFYRRFYHQDIPNTIATEESTTPNQVLIARLHRLLDKALQVSEQYFGIPAQGNFIDRCRRLEEASWNRIYREDLPDIDNLPSFQRGLADWVAQEADLRIQHMRLVESFVAVNATYIQEKYSADRFAETALLMFDMLSRIQESTLPGRPRLGLREAVIKVGEPISVTERWEKVHDNRQAAKKAVSNLTQDLQVALENLID, encoded by the coding sequence TTGCCGAAATTAATCAACTCTACCCAACCACCCCTAAAATTTATCCCCCACAGTTTTAACCCCCTCATTCTCAGGTTAATGCAGTGGTTACTACCTCTTGTGTTGCGCTTTCGCACACGCCCTTGGCTCCCGGCTGGTATCGTCAAAATTGAAGCGAAAAATTCTGAGACATTAGCAGAACTTTATCAACAATTCCAAAGTGGGAAAATTCGCTTTTTAATGGCATTTCGCCACCCAGAGGTAGAAGACCCCTTGTGTATGTTGTACTTAATTTCTCGCATTGTTCCACAGGTGGCGCGTCAAAAAGGTATCAGGTTGCAATATCCAGTTCACAGTCATTTTGTCTATGACAGAGGAATGACAATATGGGCTGGAAATTGGTTGGGTTGGTTGTTTTCTCAGTTGGGAGGTGTGCCAATTCGGCGCGGAAGACGGTTAGATAGGCAAGCTATTCAAACAGCAAGGGATTTATTCGCTAACGCTCTATTCCCCATTGCTGTCGCGCCTGAAGGCGGGAATAATGGTCACAGTGGTATAGTCAGCCCTCTGGAACCTGGTGTTTCCCAATTGGGGTTTTGGTGTGTGGAAGACTTGCACAAAGCTAACCGGACTGAAACTGTGGTCATTGTGCCGGTATCTATCCAATATCGTTATGTTACGCCGCCTTGGTCTAAATTAGATGAGTTGTTGAGTAAGTTAGAAGTTGATAGCGGTTTACCAGTGCAATCAGTTGGGGAGTCTGCAATCAATCAACCGGAGATTTACTATCAACGCATTTGTCGCTTGGGTGAATATTTAGTTACAGAGATGGAAGAGTTTTATCGCCGCTTCTATCACCAAGATATCCCCAACACTATAGCCACAGAAGAATCTACCACGCCCAATCAGGTGTTAATTGCCAGACTGCATCGTTTATTAGATAAAGCGTTACAAGTTTCTGAGCAGTATTTTGGTATTCCCGCCCAAGGTAATTTTATCGACCGTTGTCGCCGTTTAGAAGAAGCCAGTTGGAATCGTATATATAGAGAAGATTTACCAGATATCGATAATTTACCTTCCTTCCAACGGGGACTTGCTGACTGGGTAGCCCAAGAAGCAGACTTACGAATACAGCATATGCGTCTGGTAGAAAGTTTTGTGGCTGTGAATGCTACCTATATACAAGAAAAATATAGTGCAGACAGATTTGCCGAGACGGCTTTACTAATGTTTGATATGCTTTCTCGTATACAAGAATCGACTCTACCAGGAAGACCAAGGTTAGGTTTACGGGAGGCGGTAATTAAGGTGGGTGAGCCAATTTCTGTCACGGAACGCTGGGAAAAGGTGCATGATAACCGCCAAGCGGCTAAAAAGGCTGTGAGTAATTTAACTCAAGATTTACAGGTGGCTTTGGAAAATTTGATTGATTAG